In Betta splendens chromosome 19, fBetSpl5.4, whole genome shotgun sequence, the following proteins share a genomic window:
- the abcc3 gene encoding ATP-binding cassette sub-family C member 3 isoform X2, which yields MRRLCGPELPFWVANETLHTDRPDLPQCFQMSVLAWLPCIYLWAVCPIYLFYLKKNNKGYIMMSIKNRFKTVFGLLLWIVCWTDLFYTIYEVQHEQSRPPIYFITPLILGMTMLLATFLIQLERLRGVQSSGVLFIFWFLSVLFAIVPFRSKILQASSQSGVTDKLRFTMFYFYFSLVVCELILCCFNEKPPLFSNAVTDPNPCPETTAGFLSKMTFWWFTSMAMKGYKMPLEAKDLWGLNERDSSKMIVPKLLKEWEKEQSKAKSNSNQSIKSPSSQAVFSKPQPSATNHVAEGGEESKLEEVELLLTDQKAASRQPSFLRALIKAFGPYFLIGSGFKLMQDIITFVNPQLLRMLISFTKQTGVPVWWGYTLAFLMFFTAFLQTLILHHHFQYCFVTGMNVRTAIIGAIYRKALVITNAAKRSSTVGEVVNLMSVDAQRFMDLTTFLNMLWSAPLQIMLALYFLWDNLGPSVLAGVAVMVMLIPFNAVIAMKTRAYQVEQMQYKDSRIKLMNEILNGIKVLKLYAWENSFKDKVLAIRQKELNVLRKTAYLGALSTMAWTSAPFLVALTTFAVYVTVDESHVLDAEKAFVSLSLFNILRFPLNMLPQVISSIVQASVSLKRIQKFLSHDELDPDSVDRKGIAKEYSVTVLNGKFSWAKEDAPVLHNINVMVPQGSLLAVVGHVGCGKSSLISALLGEMEKLEGEVSIQGSVAYVPQQAWIQNATLRDNILFGKPYNEKKYRCVLEACALTPDLEVLPGGDMTEIGEKGINLSGGQRQRVSLARALYSDADVYLLDDPLSAVDAHVSKHIFDSLIGPEGVLKGKTRILVTHGISFLPQVDNIMVMVEGRVSEMGSYQELLKQNGAFAEFLRNYSLEDIIEEDEATEDLIEEEQFFPEDALSNHTDMVDNEPVINEAKRSFIRQISIISQDGEGPRTRSVRRHGCSQRKHAEPQEKKKPQAMDKLIQAETAETGRVKTKVYLEYVKAVGPLLSAVICLLYGCQSAAAIGANVWLSEWTNDASRNQTQQNVHMRVGVYAALGIAQGILVMVSSFTLAMGNISAAKKLHHNLLTNKLHTPQSFFDTTPIGRIINRFSKDIYVIDEALPATVLMFLGTFFVSLSTMIVIISTTVIFVIVIAPLACIYVFVQRFYVATSRQLKRLESVSRSPIYSHFSETITGSSVVRAYGRHSAFVLMSDMKVDENQKSYYPGIVSNRWLGVRIEFIGNCIVLFAALFAVIGKENLNPGLVGLSVSYALQVTMSLNWMVRMTSDLESNIVAVERVKEYSETQTEAPWEVEDKKPPPEWPLEGNVDFQGYSVRYREGLDLVLKRLTLSVKGGEKVGIVGRTGAGKSSMTLCLFRLLEAASGEITIDNVKIAEIGLHDLRSKLTIIPQEPVLFSGTLRMNLDPFEKYSDEEVWKALEHSHLHRFVSNHPAKLELECSEGGENLSVGQRQLVCLARALLRKTRILILDEATAAVDLETDDLIQSTIRTQFEDCTVFTIAHRLNTIMDYTRVLVLDKGQIAEFDTPTNLISRKGIFYGMAKDAGLAQ from the exons gtagCCAATGAGACACTCCATACAGATCGGCCCGACCTCCCACAATGTTTTCAGATGTCTGTCCTAGCATGGCTACCATGCATCTACCTGTGGGCTGTGTGCCCCATCTACCTCTTCTACCTcaagaagaacaacaaaggcTATATTATGATGTCCATTAAGAACAGGTTCAAAACG GTGTTCGGCTTGTTGTTATGGATCGTGTGCTGGACAGATCTCTTCTACACAATTTATGAGGTGCAGCATGAACAGAGTCGGCCGCCCATCTACTTTATCACCCCGCTGATTCTCGGCATGACGATG cTTTTGGCCACGTTTCTGATCCAGTTGGAGAGGTTACGCGGGGTCCAGTCCTCAGGGgtcctcttcatcttctggTTCCTATCTGTGCTGTTTGCCATTGTGCCTTTTCGCTCCAAGATCCTGCAGGCCTCCAGCCAG AGCGGCGTGACAGATAAGCTGCGGTTCACAATGTTCTACTTCTACTTCAGCCTAGTGGTGTGTGAGCTGATCCTCTGCTGCTTCAATGAGAaacctcctctcttctccaACGCCGTCACAGACCCC AATCCCTGTCCCGAAACCACAGCAGGCTTTCTCTCCAAGATGACATTTTGGTGGTTCACAAG taTGGCCATGAAAGGCTATAAAATGCCCCTGGAGGCCAAAGACCTTTGGGGTCTGAACGAGCGTGACAGTTCAAAGATGATTGTCCCCAAACTCCTCAAAGAgtgggagaaggagcagagcaaGGCCAAGAG TAACAGTAACCAGTCTATCAAGAGTCCATCAAGTCAGGCCGTGTTCTCCAAGCCACAGCCCTCGGCTACCAACCATGTTGCagaagggggagaggagagcaagctagaggaagtggagctgctgctgaccgATCAGAAAGCCGCTTCCCGACAGCCATCCTTCCTGCGCGCCCTTATTAAAGCCTTCGGACCCTACTTTCTGATTGGATCAGGCTTCAAGTTAATGCAGGATATCATCACCTTTGTCAACCCTCAGCTACtcag GATGCTGATTTCTTTCACCAAACAGACGGGCGTTCCAGTGTGGTGGGGCTACACGCTGGCGTTCCTCATGTTCTTCACAGCTTTCCTGCAGACTCTCATTCTCCACCATCACTTTCAGTACTGCTTTGTCACCGGCATGAACGTCCGCACAGCCATCATAGGCGCCATCTACAGGAAG GCACTGGTGATAACTAATGCTGCCAAACGTTCATCTACAGTGGGAGAAGTCGTCAACCTGATGTCTGTGGATGCTCAGAGGTTCATGGACCTCACCACTTTCCTCAACATGTTGTGGTCTGCTCCTCTTCAAATCATGCTGGCGTTATATTTCCTCTGGGAT aaTCTCGGGCCATCTGTGTTGGCTGGCGTGGCTGTCATGGTCATGCTAATCCCTTTCAATGCTGTTATTGCAATGAAGACACGAGCCTATCAG GTGGAGCAAATGCAGTACAAGGACTCCCGCATCAAACTCATGAATGAAATCCTGAATGGCATCAAAGTCCTGAAACTGTACGCCTGGGAAAACTCTTTCAAAGATAAGGTCCTGGCCATTCGACAGAAGGAGCTCAACGTGCTCCGCAAGACGGCCTACCTGGGAGCACTGTCCACCATGGCGTGGACCAGTGCCCCCTTCCTG GTTGCCTTGACAACATTTGCCGTATATGTGACTGTGGATGAGAGCCACGTCCTGGATGCAGAGAAGGCCTTTGTGTCACTGTCGCTCTTTAACATCCTCAGGTTTCCTCTCAACATGCTTCCTCAAGTCATTAGTAGCATTGTACAG GCCAGTGTCTCACTGAAGCGAATCCAAAAGTTCCTGAGTCATGATGAGCTGGATCCAGATTCAGTAGACAGGAAGGGCATTGccaaag AATATTCAGTGACAGTTTTGAATGGGAAGTTCAGCTGGGCTAAAGAGGATGCTCCTGTTCTGCATAA TATCAACGTGATGGTGCCGCAGGGGTCCCTTCTGGCGGTGGTGGGTCATGTTGGCTGTGGGAAATCCTCCctcatctctgctctgctgggtgAAATGGAGAAACTGGAGGGGGAGGTTTCAATTCAG GGATCTGTGGCATACGTACCTCAGCAGGCCTGGATACAGAACGCCACACTGCGGGACAACATCCTGTTTGGGAAACCTTACAATGAGAAGAAGTACCGCTGTGTTCTGGAGGCCTGTGCCTTGACCCCTGACCTGGAGGTGCTGCCTGGGGGAGATATGACTGAGATAGGAGAGAAG GGCATCAATCTCTCTggtggacagagacagagggtgaGTTTGGCTCGAGCGCTGTACAGTGACGCTGATGTGTACTTGCTGGATGACCCGCTGTCCGCTGTGGATGCCCACGTGTCCAAACACATCTTCGACAGCCTCATCGGTCCAGAGGGCGTGTTGAAAGGCAAG ACTCGTATTCTGGTGACGCATGGCATCAGCTTCCTGCCTCAGGTCGATAACATTATGGTGATGGTGGAAGGCCGCGTGTCAGAGATGGGCTCTTACCAGGAGCTGCTCAAGCAGAACGGAGCCTTTGCCGAGTTTCTCAGGAACTACTCTCTAGAGGACATCAtagaggaggacgaggccacTG aggatTTAATCGAAGAGGAGCAGTTTTTCCCTGAAGATGCACTCAGTAATCACACAGACATGGTCGACAATGAACCAGTAATCAATGAAGCCAAGAGAAGTTTCATAAG ACAGATCAGCATCATTTCACAAGATGGAGAGGGACCAAGGACTCGCTCGGTGAGGAGGCATGGCTGCAGTCAGAGGAAACACGCCGAAccacaagagaagaagaaaccacAGGCGATGGACAAACTCATCCAGGCAGAGACTGCAGAAACTGGCAGG GTGAAAACGAAGGTTTATTTAGAGTACGTGAAGGCGGTGGGGCCACTGCTGTCAGCGGTCATCTGCTTGCTGTATGGCTGCCAGAGCGCTGCGGCTATTGGTGCGAACGTGTGGCTCAGCGAGTGGACCAACGATGCCTCGAGAAACCAGACACAGCAGAATGTTCACATGAGGGTTGGGGTGTACGCAGCACTGGGCATAGCACAAG GTATTCTGGTCATGGTCTCTTCCTTCACACTAGCAATGGGGAACATCAGCGCAGCCAAGAAGCTGCACCATAACCTGCTCACCAACAAACTTCACACGCCCCAGTCTTTTTTCGATACCACGCCTATAGGACGCATCATCAACCGCTTCTCCAAGGACATCTACGTGATAGACGAGGCTCTGCCAGCTACTGTACTCATGTTCCTGGGCACCTTCTTCGTTTCTCTCTCCACCATGATCGTTAttatttccaccacagtcattTTTGTCATTGTTATAGCGCCCCTGGCTTGCATTTACGTCTTTGTTCAG AGATTTTATGTTGCCACATCTCGGCAGCTGAAACGTCTGGAGTCAGTCAGCCGCTCTCCCATATACTCCCATTTCTCTGAAACCATCACTGGCTCTAGTGTAGTCCGAGCCTATGGCAGACACTCTGCCTTTGTTCTGATGAGTGATATGAAAGTGGATGAGAACCAAAAGAGTTACTACCCTGGTATAGTGTCCAACAG GTGGCTTGGAGTACGCATCGAGTTCATCGGGAACTGCattgtgctgtttgctgctctgtttgctgtgaTCGGGAAAGAGAATCTGAACCCCGGCCTTGTCGGCCTGTCAGTGTCCTACGCTCTACAG GTGACCATGTCCCTGAACTGGATGGTGCGAATGACGTCCGACCTGGAGAGTAACATCGTAGCAGTGGAGCGAGTGAAGGAGTACTCCGAGACCCAGACAGAG gccccctgggaggtggaggacaaGAAGCCCCCTCCGGAATGGCCCCTGGAGGGGAACGTAGACTTCCAAGGCTACAGCGTTCGCTACAGAGAGGGACTGGACCTGGTGCTGAAGCGACTGACGCTGAGCgtcaaaggaggagaaaag gtcGGTATCGTGGGCCGCACCGGAGCTGGGAAGTCCTCAATGACGCTCTGCCTCTTCCGACTGCTGGAAGCCGCGTCGGGAGAAATCACCATCGACAACGTGAAGATAGCGGAGATCGGGCTGCATGACCTGAGATCCAAACTCACCATCATTCCACAG GAGCCAGTTCTTTTTTCCGGGACGCTCAGGATGAACCTTGACCCTTTTGAGAAGTACAGCGATGAAGAGGTGTGGAAAGCTTTGGAACATTCCCACCTTCACAGGTTTGTCAGCAACCACCCTGcaaaactggagctggagtgttcagagggaggagagaaccTCAG TGTGGGCCAGAGGCAGCTGGTGTGTTTGGCCCGAGCTCTCTTGAGGAAAACAAGGATTCTGATCCTGGACGAAGCCACGGCTGCTGTAGACCTGGAAACGGACGATCTCATCCAGTCCACCATCAGAACTCAGTTTGAGGACTGCACCGTCTTCACCATCGCACACAGACTCAACACAATCATGGATTACACAAG AGTGCTGGTGCTGGATAAGGGACAGATCGCGGAGTTTGACACTCCCACGAACCTCATATCCCGCAAAGGAATCTTCTACGGCATGGCTAAGGATGCTGGACTGGCTCAGTAG
- the abcc3 gene encoding ATP-binding cassette sub-family C member 3 isoform X1: MRRLCGPELPFWVANETLHTDRPDLPQCFQMSVLAWLPCIYLWAVCPIYLFYLKKNNKGYIMMSIKNRFKTVFGLLLWIVCWTDLFYTIYEVQHEQSRPPIYFITPLILGMTMLLATFLIQLERLRGVQSSGVLFIFWFLSVLFAIVPFRSKILQASSQSGVTDKLRFTMFYFYFSLVVCELILCCFNEKPPLFSNAVTDPNPCPETTAGFLSKMTFWWFTSMAMKGYKMPLEAKDLWGLNERDSSKMIVPKLLKEWEKEQSKAKSNSNQSIKSPSSQAVFSKPQPSATNHVAEGGEESKLEEVELLLTDQKAASRQPSFLRALIKAFGPYFLIGSGFKLMQDIITFVNPQLLRMLISFTKQTGVPVWWGYTLAFLMFFTAFLQTLILHHHFQYCFVTGMNVRTAIIGAIYRKALVITNAAKRSSTVGEVVNLMSVDAQRFMDLTTFLNMLWSAPLQIMLALYFLWDNLGPSVLAGVAVMVMLIPFNAVIAMKTRAYQVEQMQYKDSRIKLMNEILNGIKVLKLYAWENSFKDKVLAIRQKELNVLRKTAYLGALSTMAWTSAPFLVALTTFAVYVTVDESHVLDAEKAFVSLSLFNILRFPLNMLPQVISSIVQASVSLKRIQKFLSHDELDPDSVDRKGIAKEYSVTVLNGKFSWAKEDAPVLHNINVMVPQGSLLAVVGHVGCGKSSLISALLGEMEKLEGEVSIQGSVAYVPQQAWIQNATLRDNILFGKPYNEKKYRCVLEACALTPDLEVLPGGDMTEIGEKGINLSGGQRQRVSLARALYSDADVYLLDDPLSAVDAHVSKHIFDSLIGPEGVLKGKTRILVTHGISFLPQVDNIMVMVEGRVSEMGSYQELLKQNGAFAEFLRNYSLEDIIEEDEATEDLIEEEQFFPEDALSNHTDMVDNEPVINEAKRSFIRQISIISQDGEGPRTRSVRRHGCSQRKHAEPQEKKKPQAMDKLIQAETAETGRVKTKVYLEYVKAVGPLLSAVICLLYGCQSAAAIGANVWLSEWTNDASRNQTQQNVHMRVGVYAALGIAQGLLLLVNCLLCRAYSMLRAAKLTHRNLLQGVLRAPQAFFESTPTGRLLNRFSKDVDCIDSHIPENIDIWMRTFWYTLNVLLICSALTPMFLIVIAPLMVFYWWVQRFYVATSRQLKRLESVSRSPIYSHFSETITGSSVVRAYGRHSAFVLMSDMKVDENQKSYYPGIVSNRWLGVRIEFIGNCIVLFAALFAVIGKENLNPGLVGLSVSYALQVTMSLNWMVRMTSDLESNIVAVERVKEYSETQTEAPWEVEDKKPPPEWPLEGNVDFQGYSVRYREGLDLVLKRLTLSVKGGEKVGIVGRTGAGKSSMTLCLFRLLEAASGEITIDNVKIAEIGLHDLRSKLTIIPQEPVLFSGTLRMNLDPFEKYSDEEVWKALEHSHLHRFVSNHPAKLELECSEGGENLSVGQRQLVCLARALLRKTRILILDEATAAVDLETDDLIQSTIRTQFEDCTVFTIAHRLNTIMDYTRVLVLDKGQIAEFDTPTNLISRKGIFYGMAKDAGLAQ; this comes from the exons gtagCCAATGAGACACTCCATACAGATCGGCCCGACCTCCCACAATGTTTTCAGATGTCTGTCCTAGCATGGCTACCATGCATCTACCTGTGGGCTGTGTGCCCCATCTACCTCTTCTACCTcaagaagaacaacaaaggcTATATTATGATGTCCATTAAGAACAGGTTCAAAACG GTGTTCGGCTTGTTGTTATGGATCGTGTGCTGGACAGATCTCTTCTACACAATTTATGAGGTGCAGCATGAACAGAGTCGGCCGCCCATCTACTTTATCACCCCGCTGATTCTCGGCATGACGATG cTTTTGGCCACGTTTCTGATCCAGTTGGAGAGGTTACGCGGGGTCCAGTCCTCAGGGgtcctcttcatcttctggTTCCTATCTGTGCTGTTTGCCATTGTGCCTTTTCGCTCCAAGATCCTGCAGGCCTCCAGCCAG AGCGGCGTGACAGATAAGCTGCGGTTCACAATGTTCTACTTCTACTTCAGCCTAGTGGTGTGTGAGCTGATCCTCTGCTGCTTCAATGAGAaacctcctctcttctccaACGCCGTCACAGACCCC AATCCCTGTCCCGAAACCACAGCAGGCTTTCTCTCCAAGATGACATTTTGGTGGTTCACAAG taTGGCCATGAAAGGCTATAAAATGCCCCTGGAGGCCAAAGACCTTTGGGGTCTGAACGAGCGTGACAGTTCAAAGATGATTGTCCCCAAACTCCTCAAAGAgtgggagaaggagcagagcaaGGCCAAGAG TAACAGTAACCAGTCTATCAAGAGTCCATCAAGTCAGGCCGTGTTCTCCAAGCCACAGCCCTCGGCTACCAACCATGTTGCagaagggggagaggagagcaagctagaggaagtggagctgctgctgaccgATCAGAAAGCCGCTTCCCGACAGCCATCCTTCCTGCGCGCCCTTATTAAAGCCTTCGGACCCTACTTTCTGATTGGATCAGGCTTCAAGTTAATGCAGGATATCATCACCTTTGTCAACCCTCAGCTACtcag GATGCTGATTTCTTTCACCAAACAGACGGGCGTTCCAGTGTGGTGGGGCTACACGCTGGCGTTCCTCATGTTCTTCACAGCTTTCCTGCAGACTCTCATTCTCCACCATCACTTTCAGTACTGCTTTGTCACCGGCATGAACGTCCGCACAGCCATCATAGGCGCCATCTACAGGAAG GCACTGGTGATAACTAATGCTGCCAAACGTTCATCTACAGTGGGAGAAGTCGTCAACCTGATGTCTGTGGATGCTCAGAGGTTCATGGACCTCACCACTTTCCTCAACATGTTGTGGTCTGCTCCTCTTCAAATCATGCTGGCGTTATATTTCCTCTGGGAT aaTCTCGGGCCATCTGTGTTGGCTGGCGTGGCTGTCATGGTCATGCTAATCCCTTTCAATGCTGTTATTGCAATGAAGACACGAGCCTATCAG GTGGAGCAAATGCAGTACAAGGACTCCCGCATCAAACTCATGAATGAAATCCTGAATGGCATCAAAGTCCTGAAACTGTACGCCTGGGAAAACTCTTTCAAAGATAAGGTCCTGGCCATTCGACAGAAGGAGCTCAACGTGCTCCGCAAGACGGCCTACCTGGGAGCACTGTCCACCATGGCGTGGACCAGTGCCCCCTTCCTG GTTGCCTTGACAACATTTGCCGTATATGTGACTGTGGATGAGAGCCACGTCCTGGATGCAGAGAAGGCCTTTGTGTCACTGTCGCTCTTTAACATCCTCAGGTTTCCTCTCAACATGCTTCCTCAAGTCATTAGTAGCATTGTACAG GCCAGTGTCTCACTGAAGCGAATCCAAAAGTTCCTGAGTCATGATGAGCTGGATCCAGATTCAGTAGACAGGAAGGGCATTGccaaag AATATTCAGTGACAGTTTTGAATGGGAAGTTCAGCTGGGCTAAAGAGGATGCTCCTGTTCTGCATAA TATCAACGTGATGGTGCCGCAGGGGTCCCTTCTGGCGGTGGTGGGTCATGTTGGCTGTGGGAAATCCTCCctcatctctgctctgctgggtgAAATGGAGAAACTGGAGGGGGAGGTTTCAATTCAG GGATCTGTGGCATACGTACCTCAGCAGGCCTGGATACAGAACGCCACACTGCGGGACAACATCCTGTTTGGGAAACCTTACAATGAGAAGAAGTACCGCTGTGTTCTGGAGGCCTGTGCCTTGACCCCTGACCTGGAGGTGCTGCCTGGGGGAGATATGACTGAGATAGGAGAGAAG GGCATCAATCTCTCTggtggacagagacagagggtgaGTTTGGCTCGAGCGCTGTACAGTGACGCTGATGTGTACTTGCTGGATGACCCGCTGTCCGCTGTGGATGCCCACGTGTCCAAACACATCTTCGACAGCCTCATCGGTCCAGAGGGCGTGTTGAAAGGCAAG ACTCGTATTCTGGTGACGCATGGCATCAGCTTCCTGCCTCAGGTCGATAACATTATGGTGATGGTGGAAGGCCGCGTGTCAGAGATGGGCTCTTACCAGGAGCTGCTCAAGCAGAACGGAGCCTTTGCCGAGTTTCTCAGGAACTACTCTCTAGAGGACATCAtagaggaggacgaggccacTG aggatTTAATCGAAGAGGAGCAGTTTTTCCCTGAAGATGCACTCAGTAATCACACAGACATGGTCGACAATGAACCAGTAATCAATGAAGCCAAGAGAAGTTTCATAAG ACAGATCAGCATCATTTCACAAGATGGAGAGGGACCAAGGACTCGCTCGGTGAGGAGGCATGGCTGCAGTCAGAGGAAACACGCCGAAccacaagagaagaagaaaccacAGGCGATGGACAAACTCATCCAGGCAGAGACTGCAGAAACTGGCAGG GTGAAAACGAAGGTTTATTTAGAGTACGTGAAGGCGGTGGGGCCACTGCTGTCAGCGGTCATCTGCTTGCTGTATGGCTGCCAGAGCGCTGCGGCTATTGGTGCGAACGTGTGGCTCAGCGAGTGGACCAACGATGCCTCGAGAAACCAGACACAGCAGAATGTTCACATGAGGGTTGGGGTGTACGCAGCACTGGGCATAGCACAAG GGTTGCTGTTGTTGGTTAACTGCCTGTTGTGCCGGGCCTACAGTATGCTGCGGGCGGCCAAGCTCACACACCGCAACTTACTCCAGGGGGTCCTGCGAGCTCCGCAGGCCTTCTTCGAGAGCACCCCGACTGGGCGGTTACTTAACCGCTTCAGCAAAGACGTGGATTGTATAGACTCCCACATCCCAGAAAATATTGACATATGGATGCGCACTTTCTGGTACACTCTGAATGTGCTGCTCATATGCTCTGCCCTCACCCCAATGTTCCTCATAGTCATAGCCCCGTTAATGGTGTTCTATTGGTGGGTTCAG AGATTTTATGTTGCCACATCTCGGCAGCTGAAACGTCTGGAGTCAGTCAGCCGCTCTCCCATATACTCCCATTTCTCTGAAACCATCACTGGCTCTAGTGTAGTCCGAGCCTATGGCAGACACTCTGCCTTTGTTCTGATGAGTGATATGAAAGTGGATGAGAACCAAAAGAGTTACTACCCTGGTATAGTGTCCAACAG GTGGCTTGGAGTACGCATCGAGTTCATCGGGAACTGCattgtgctgtttgctgctctgtttgctgtgaTCGGGAAAGAGAATCTGAACCCCGGCCTTGTCGGCCTGTCAGTGTCCTACGCTCTACAG GTGACCATGTCCCTGAACTGGATGGTGCGAATGACGTCCGACCTGGAGAGTAACATCGTAGCAGTGGAGCGAGTGAAGGAGTACTCCGAGACCCAGACAGAG gccccctgggaggtggaggacaaGAAGCCCCCTCCGGAATGGCCCCTGGAGGGGAACGTAGACTTCCAAGGCTACAGCGTTCGCTACAGAGAGGGACTGGACCTGGTGCTGAAGCGACTGACGCTGAGCgtcaaaggaggagaaaag gtcGGTATCGTGGGCCGCACCGGAGCTGGGAAGTCCTCAATGACGCTCTGCCTCTTCCGACTGCTGGAAGCCGCGTCGGGAGAAATCACCATCGACAACGTGAAGATAGCGGAGATCGGGCTGCATGACCTGAGATCCAAACTCACCATCATTCCACAG GAGCCAGTTCTTTTTTCCGGGACGCTCAGGATGAACCTTGACCCTTTTGAGAAGTACAGCGATGAAGAGGTGTGGAAAGCTTTGGAACATTCCCACCTTCACAGGTTTGTCAGCAACCACCCTGcaaaactggagctggagtgttcagagggaggagagaaccTCAG TGTGGGCCAGAGGCAGCTGGTGTGTTTGGCCCGAGCTCTCTTGAGGAAAACAAGGATTCTGATCCTGGACGAAGCCACGGCTGCTGTAGACCTGGAAACGGACGATCTCATCCAGTCCACCATCAGAACTCAGTTTGAGGACTGCACCGTCTTCACCATCGCACACAGACTCAACACAATCATGGATTACACAAG AGTGCTGGTGCTGGATAAGGGACAGATCGCGGAGTTTGACACTCCCACGAACCTCATATCCCGCAAAGGAATCTTCTACGGCATGGCTAAGGATGCTGGACTGGCTCAGTAG